Proteins encoded within one genomic window of Hermetia illucens chromosome 2, iHerIll2.2.curated.20191125, whole genome shotgun sequence:
- the LOC119649694 gene encoding brachyurin-like — MKTVVVALLVAAVACASADPVDWDNVQFMDVYPPGFGKVLPGDFLDRIVGGKSAHEGQFPYQVGLLLDVSGGQSWCGGSLIAKRWVLTAAHCVDGVSAATVYLGAVEIKKDEKSRQTIRVDKSHFRIHSGWNSRTLINDIALIELTEDARLGADIKLIKLPSDSEAKKTFVGDTAVASGWGRPSDASNSVSEILRYTDLKVISETECKKYFGSSARSSNICTSGSDKKSTCNGDSGGPLAIGEGDGRVIIGLTSYGSASGCEKGYAAVFTRVGSYLDWIKERIH, encoded by the exons ATGAAGACTGTTGTTGTAGCACTTTTGGTGGCCGCAGTGGCCTGCGCCTCCGCCGATCCCGTTGACTGGGATAATGTCCAATTCATGGATGTCTACCCACCCGGATTTGGCAAGGTTTTGCCCGGTGATTTCCTCGACCGCATTGTTGGTGGAAAGAGTGCCCATGAAGGTCAATTCCCCTACCAAGTTGGTCTTCTTTTGGACGTTTCTGGAGGACAAAGTTGGTGTGGAGGTTCATTGATTGCCAAACGTTGGGTTCTCACTGCTGCTCACTGTGTCGATGGAGTCTCAGCCGCCACCGTCTACTTGGGAGCTGTTGAAATCAAGAAAGATGAAAAGTCTCGTCAAACCATTCGTGTTGACAAGTCACACTTCCGCATCCACAGTGGCTGGAACAGCAGGACTCTCATCAACGATATTGCCTTGATCGAATTGACTGAAGATGCTCGTTTGGGCG CTGACATCAAGCTCATCAAGCTTCCATCAGACAGCGAAGCCAAGAAAACTTTCGTAGGTGACACTGCTGTTGCTTCTGGATGGGGACGTCCTTCTGATG CTTCCAACTCCGTATCCGAAATCCTCCGTTACACCGACCTTAAAGTTATCTCTGAAACTGAATGCAAGAAATACTTCGGAAGCTCTGCCCGTAGCTCAAACATTTGCACCAGTGGATCTGACAAGAAGtccacctgcaacggagactcCGGTGGTCCACTGGCCATTGGTGAAGGTGATGGTCGTGTAATCATCGGTTTGACCTCTTACGGAAGTGCCAGCGGATGCGAAAAGGGATACGCAGCTGTATTCACCCGTGTTGGATCCTACTTGGATTGGATCAAGGAACGTATTCATTAA